A region from the bacterium genome encodes:
- a CDS encoding helix-hairpin-helix domain-containing protein: MKAPDPASRSRIRRLWAVLRFDRLTPKERWLLLALAAATAWGATALLVRVAPRPHGYMGLYSELEEACPDRLAVPLPAASLPPPIHGAAPAPPVLLTAPRYDDDDLIDINRAGVRELCRLPGIGPETAARIVAYRRFRPFAVPEDIREVRGIGPSTYEAIAPLIKVR; the protein is encoded by the coding sequence ATGAAGGCGCCCGACCCCGCTTCCCGCTCCCGGATCCGGCGATTATGGGCCGTTCTCCGTTTCGATCGGCTGACTCCGAAGGAGCGTTGGCTGTTGCTGGCGCTGGCGGCGGCGACGGCCTGGGGCGCAACCGCTCTTCTGGTCCGGGTCGCGCCCCGGCCTCATGGATATATGGGCCTCTACTCCGAGCTGGAGGAAGCCTGTCCCGACCGGCTCGCCGTCCCCCTTCCGGCGGCTTCCCTTCCCCCTCCGATTCACGGGGCCGCGCCGGCGCCCCCCGTTCTTCTGACCGCGCCCCGCTACGACGACGACGACCTGATCGACATCAACCGCGCCGGGGTCCGCGAACTCTGCCGTCTCCCCGGAATCGGCCCCGAAACCGCGGCCCGGATCGTCGCCTACCGCCGTTTCCGCCCCTTTGCGGTCCCGGAGGACATCCGGGAAGTGAGGGGGATCGGCCCCTCGACGTACGAGGCCATCGCTCCCCTGATCAAGGTCAGATAG